A window of Pelomonas sp. SE-A7 genomic DNA:
AGGCATGTTCGGGAAGATGCGACCGCCCCCGCGCCACAGCGGCGACGAGGTCATACCGGCGCGAGCGCGGCCGGTGCCCTTCTGACGGAACGGCTTCTTGGTCGAGTGCTTGACCTGTTCGCGATCCTTCTGGGCGCGGGTACCCTGGCGGGCGTTGGCCTGGAAGGCGACAACGACCTGGTGAATCAGGGCTTCGTTGTAATCACGAGCGAAGACGGTGTCAGGCGCGTCCACCTTGGAGGTGGCCTGACCCTGCTCGTTCAGGAGCTCGAGCTGCATCAGTTGGCTCCCTTCTTGACCTTGACCTTGACGGCCGGACGAACGACCACGTGGCCGTTCTTGGCGCCCGGCACAGCACCCTTGACCAGCAGCAGCTGACGGGCTTCGTCAACGCGCACGATGTCGAGGTTTTGGGTCGTCACGGTTTCGTCGCCCATGTGACCCGTCATCTTCTTGCCGGGGAACACGCGACCGGGATCCTGGGCCATCGAGATGGAACCCGGGACATTGTGCGAACGGCTATTACCGTGCGAAGCGCGCTGCGAGCTGAAGTTGTGGCGCTTGATGCTGCCTGCAAAGCCCTTGCCGATCGACGTGCCCTGCACATCCACCATCTGACCGACTGCGAACAGCGAGACGGGCAGCACAGCGCCCGCCTTGTATTCGGCAGCCACATCAGCGGCAACACGGAATTCCTTGAGGATTTCACCGGCTTCGACACCCGCCTTGGCGAGGTGGCCGGCTTCCGGCTTGGTGACGCGCGATGCTTTGCGCGTACCGAACGCCACTTGAATGGCGCTGTAGCCGTCAGTCTCTTCGGTCTTGACCTGGGTCACGCGGTTGTTGGACACGTCCAGCACCGTCACGGGAATGGCGTCGCCATCGTCCGTGAAGATGCGCATCATGCCCACCTTGCGGCCCAGCAATCCGAGACGATTGCTAAGACTCATGTTTTTTCTCCAAATGCCTGACATCGATTGGCCAGGCTGACCAAATGCACCGCCTTCGGTAAAGGCAAACGCGGCGCGCTTCAACCCACCCAGGGAGACACCGAGGGCGGAAAAGCGGCGAGTATAGCGTGAACCCTAGGTTCAACGCAAGCATACTCGCCAAGGACAAACGGCACCCCGAGAGGTGCCGTTTTCTAGATGCGACCCGAAGGCCGCGACCGCATTACTGCAGCTTGATCTCGACGTCCACGCCGGCCGGCAGGTCGAGCTTCATCAGAGCATCAACCGTCTTGTCGGTGGGATCGACGATGTCCATCAGGCGCTGGTGCGTACGGATTTCGAACTGGTCGCGCGAAGTCTTGTTGACGTGCGGCGAACGCAGGATGTCGAAACGCTGCATGCGCGTCGGCAGGGGCACGGGGCCCTTGACGATGGCGCCGGTGCGTTTGGCGGTTTCCACGATTTCCAGAGCCGATTGGTCGATCAGCTTGTAGTCGAAGGCCTTCAGGCGGATGCGGATCTTTTGCTTTTGCATGACTATTCCTTAAAGAACGTGCGGCTTAACGTCCTGTCTCGCCGCGAGTTTTGTGAGGCCGGGGCCGCCGAAGGCAGCCCTGACCAGTCACGCAAAACTTAGGCAATGATCGTTGCGACGACGCCCGAGCCGACGGTACGACCGCCTTCACGGATGGCGAAGCGCAGGCCCTGCTCCATGGCGATCGGAGCGATCAGCTTCACGGTGATGCTGACGTTGTCGCCAGGCATGACCATTTCCTTGTCCTTGGGCAGCTCCACGGCACCGGTCACGTCCGTCGTGCGGAAGTAGAACTGGGGACGGTAGTTGTTGAAGAACGGGGTGTGACGGCCGCCCTCTTCCTTGCTCAGAACATAGATCTCAGCAGTGAAGTGGGTGTGCGGCTTGATCGTGCCCGGCTTGGCCAGAACCTGGCCGCGCTCGACGTCTTCACGCTTGGTGCCGCGCAGCAGGATGCCGACGTTGTCGCCAGCTTGACCTTGGTCCAGCAGCTTGCGGAACATTTCCACGCCCGTGACCGTGGTCTTCTGCACTTCGCGGATACCGACGATTTCGATTTCTTCGCCGACCTTGATGATGCCGCGCTCGACGCGACCGGTCACCACGGTGCCACGGCCCGAGATCGAGAACACGTCTTCCACCGGCAGCAGGAAGGCGCCGTCAACGGCACGGTCCGGCTGGGGGATGTAGGTGTCCAGCGCGTCGGCCAGTCGCATGATGGCTTGCTCGCCCAGGTCGCCCGTGTCGCCTTCCAGCGCCAGCTTGGCCGAACCCTTGACGATCGGAGTGTCGTCGCCCGGGAAGTCGTACTTCGAGAGCAGCTCGCGCACTTCCATTTCCACCAGCTCGAGCAGCTCGGCGTCGTCGACCATGTCGCACTTGTTCAGGAAGACGATGATGTACTTCACGCCGACCTGACGGGCCAGCAGGATGTGCTCGCGGGTCTGGGGCATCGGGCCGTCAGCGGCCGAGCACACCAGGATCGCGCCGTCCATCTGGGCGGCACCCGTGATCATGTTCTTGACGTAGTCGGCGTGGCCGGGGCAGTCAACGTGCGCGTAGTGGCGGTTGGCCGTCTCGTACTCGACGTGCGCGGTGTTGATCGTGATGCCGCGGGCCTTCTCTTCCGGGGCTGCGTCGATCTGGTCGTAAGCCTTGGCCTCGCCACCGAACTTCTTCGACAGCACGGTTGCAATTGCAGCCGTCAGCGTCGTCTTGCCATGGTCCACGTGACCAATCGTGCCCACGTTCACGTGCGGCTTGGTACGTTCAAACTTGCCTTTTGCCATTTCAAATTCTCCAGATAAAGAGCATTGCGCCAGTCTGTTGGTTTAGCGTTTCCGCAGCGCCCTTGTTGCCCCGCCGACTGGCAGACGGGAGGTGCGCTGCGAAGACGATTCGCTTGAGTCTTAAGCCGCCTTGCCGCGAGCGGTAATGATCGCGTCGGCCACGTTCTTCGGAGCTTCGTTGTAGTGCTTGAACTCCATCGTGTACGTAGCACGGCCTTGCGACATCGAACGCAGCGTGGTCGAGTAGCCGAACATTTCCGACAGCGGCACTTCGGCCTTGATGACCTTGCCACCGCCGACCATGTCGTCCATGCCCTGGACCATGCCGCGACGGCTGGACAGGTCGCCCATCACGTTGCCGGCGTAGTCTTCCGGGGTCTCGACTTCCACGGCCATCATCGGCTCCAGGATCACCGGGCTGGCGCGACGGCAGGCTTCCTTGAAGCCCATCGAAGCGGCCATCTTGAACGCGTTTTCGTTCGAGTCCACGTCGTGGTACGAACCGAAGGTAAGCGTGACCTTCACGTCCACGACCGGGAAGCCAGCCAGCACGCCGTTCGGCAGGGAGTCGATGACACCCTTCTCGACCGCCGGGATGTACTCGCGAGGCACCACGCCACCCTTGATGGCGTCGACGAACTCGAAGCCCTTGCCAGCTTCTTGCGGCTCAACCGTCAGCACGACGTGACCGTATTGGCCCTTACCACCCGACTGGCGGACGAACTTGCCTTCCACGTCGGTAGCGGTCTTGCGGATGGTTTCGCGGTAGGCCACCTGCGGCTTGCCGACGTTGGCTTCCACGCCGAACTCGCGCTTCATGCGGTCGACAATGATTTCCAGGTGCAGCTCGCCCATGCCCGAGATGATGGTCTGACCCGATTCTTCGTCGGTGCGCAGACGGAACGACGGATCTTCCGCAGCCAGACGGCCCAGAGCCAGACCCATCTTTTCCTGGTCGGCCTTGGTCTTGGGTTCGACGGCCTGCGAAATCACCGGCTCCGGGAAGATCATCTTTTCAAGCGTGATGATCGATTCCGGATCGCACAGCGTTTCACCGGTCGTGACGTCCTTCAGACCCACGCAAGCTGCGATGTCACCGGCCAGAATTTCCTTGATTTCTTCACGCTGGTTGGCGTGCATCTGCAAGATACGGCCGATGCGCTCCTTCTTGCCGCGGATCGGGTTGTAGACGGTAGCGCCCGACTGCAGAACACCCGAATACACGCGAACGAAGGTCAGCTGACCGACGTAGGGGTCAGTCATCAGCTTGAAGGCCAGGGCAGCGAACTTCTCGCCGTCGTCAGCCTTGCGGCTGGCCGGCTGCTCGTCTTCGTCGGTACCCGACACCGGCGGGATGTCGACCGGCGAGGGCAGGAAGTCGATGACCGCGTCCAGCATGCGCTGCACGCCCTTGTTCTTGAAGGCCGTGCCGCACAGCATCGGCTGGATTTCGGTGGCGATCGTACGGGTACGGATGGCCAGCTTGATCTCTTCCTCGGTCAGGTCGCCCGTCTCGAGGTACTTGTTCATCAGCTCTTCGGTAGCTTCGGCAGCAGCCTCGACCATCTTCTCGCGCCATTCCTGGGCGACGCTCACCAGGTCGGCCGGGATGTCTTCGTAGCTGAACTTCATGCCCTGGGACGCCTCGTCCCAAATGATGGCCTTCATCTTCAGCAGATCGACCACGCCCTTGAAGTTGTCTTCAGCGCCGATGGGGATCACGATGGGCACGGGGTTGGCCTTCAGGCGCGTCTTCATCTGGTCGACGACCTTGAAGAAGTTGGCACCGGTACGGTCCATCTTGTTGACAAAGGCCAGACGCGGCACCTTGTACTTGTTGGCCTGGCGCCAGACGGTTTCGGACTGCGGCTGCACGCCACCCACGGCGCAATAGACCATGCAGGCGCCGTCCAGCACGCGCATCGAACGCTCCACCTCAATGGTGAAGTCCACGTGTCCGGGGGTGTCGATGATGTTGAAACGGTGCTCCGGATAGGACATGTCCATGCCCTTCCAGAAGCAGGTCGTGGCAGCCGACGTGATCGTGATGCCGCGCTCTTGCTCCTGCTCCATCCAGTCCATCGTGGCAGCGCCATCGTGCACTTCACCGATCTTGTGGTTCACACCGGTGTAGTAAAGGATGCGCTCGGTCGTCGTGGTCTTGCCGGCATCGATGTGCGCGGAGATACCGATATTGCGGTAGCGCTCGATGGGGGTCTTGCGGGCCATGGTCTTGCTCCAAATGCAGTGAGCCGCCATCGGGTTGGTAGAAACCCGAGGCGGCTGAGAGGGTGTAGTTTAGAAGCGGAAGTGCGAGAACGCCTTGTTGGCGTCGGCCATGCGGTGGACTTCGTCACGCTTCTTCATCGCGCCGCCGCGGCCTTCCGCGGCCTCCAGCAGCTCGTTGGCCAGGCGCTGGGCCATGGACTTCTCACCGCGCTTGCGGGCGGATTCCTTCAACCAGCGCATGGCCAGGGCCATCCGGCGAACGGGGCGAACTTCCACGGGAACTTGGTAGTTCGCACCGCCCACGCGGCGGGACTTGACTTCGACCATCGGCTTGACGTTGTTCAGGGCGACCATGAACACTTCCAGCGGGTCCTTGCCGGCCTTCTTCTCGACTTGGTCGAGAGCACCGTAAATGATGCGCTCGGCGACGGCCTTCTTGCCCGACTCCATGATGACGTTCATGAACTTGGACAGATCAACGCTACCGAACTTGGGATCGGGCAGGATCTCGCGCTTGGGTACTTCGCGACGACGTGGCATGGGAATCTTCCTCTTGCTTCAGTTGGCTTGGAGCTTGAGCTCCTCGCCTTGGAATGACCACCGGCTTCTGGGGTCATCCACTTACTCGGCTGCTACAGCCCTCTTGGGCCGCACAAACCGCTAAACATCCGGCGACAGCTGCTGTTCAACGCTGCGCCATGACAAACGCTATTGGCTTCTTACTTCTTGGGGCGCTTGGCACCGTACTTGGAACGCGACTGCTTGCGATCCTTGACGCCTTGCAGGTCCAGCGAACCGCGGACGATGTGGTAGCGAACGCCCGGCAGGTCCTTGACACGACCACCGCGCACCAGCACGACACTGTGCTCTTGCAGGTTGTGGCCTTCACCGCCGATGTACGAGATGACCTCGAAACCGTTGGTCAAGCGAACCTTGGCGACCTTACGCAGAGCCGAGTTCGGCTTCTTCGGTGTCGTCGTGTAGACGCGAGTGCAGACGCCACGGCGTTGCGGGCAATCCTGCATCGCGGGCGACTTGGATTTCGTGACCTCGGCCTGACGGCCTTGGCGCACGAGTTGATTGATAGTTGGCATAAGTAACTTGTTCCCGTTTGAAGTCACATCCCCCGGCAGCATCGACCACAGCGGCCGCAAACCTTGCTGTGCCATCGAATGTCGCCCTGTTTCTGGAAACGACTGAACGCACCACGCGGAGCGCAGTGCGTCAGGATTCCCAGGTTTTGGACGCGCGTAGGCGCAGCAAAGCCTGCCGGAGAGCCCGCGATTGTAGACCAGCTAGGGTTTTCCGCACAAGGGGCGGTGTTGAGTGCTGTACCAGGGCTATGCTGCGCGGCCCATGCAAGCCCCAAAGATCGTCATCGACACCCAGGTCGTCATGGACTGGCTGGTGTTCCGCGACCCCTCGGTCGTCCCACTGGTCGACGCGATTCAGTCAGGCGCCGTCGCCTGGATTGGGACGGCATACATGCAGGCGGAGCTACTGCATGTGCTGGGGCGCGGGATCGCTGCTGATCGCTTGCCGGATTTGCCCGCCATCAGCGAAGTCTTCTCTCGCTGGTGCGCGGTAGTCCAAGAGCCCCCTGCACCAGCGATCCGCTTGGTCTGCCGAGATCCCGATGACCAGATCTTCGTCGACCTGGCTGTCGCGAGCCAGGCACGCTGGCTGATTTCTCGCGACCGCGCCGTGCTGGCGCTGGCCAAGCGGGCTCAGAAACTCTGTGGCCTGACGATCCAGAAGCCCGAGGCCTGGATCAAGGCCTGGACAGAGACAGCACCCACCTGACCGGGCCGCAATGAAAAAGGCTGCCGCCCCTTGCGGGTGCGGCAGCCTTGTAGGCCTGAGCCAGTTGACCGATTACTCGGCCGAACCTTCGCCCGGGGCGTCGACGCTGGCCATCTGTGCAGCAGCCAGTTCCTCGGCTTCCTGCATGGCGATGGAACGGCGCTCGGCGTCGTCCATTTCTTCCTTGGCACGGCGTGCCTGGTGGAAGGCCATGCCGGTGCCGGCGGGAATCAGGCGACCGACGATGACGTTTTCCTTCAAGCCGCGCAGCTCGTCGCGCTTGCCCATGATGGCAGCCTCGGTCAGCACGCGGGTCGTTTCCTGGAAGGAAGCGGCCGAGATGAAGGAATCGGTCGACAGCGAAGCCTTGGTGATACCCAGCAGCACATCGGCGTGCGTGGCGGTCAGCTTGCCCTCGCCGCGCAGGCGGTCGTTGGTGTCCAGCAGCTCCGAACGCTCGACCTGCTCACCGACGATGTAGTGCGAGTCGCCCGAGTTCGTGATCTGAACGCGACGCAGCATCTGGCGAACGATCACCTCGATGTGCTTGTCGTTGATCTTCACGCCCTGCAGACGGTAGACGTCCTGCACTTCGTCGACGATGTAGCGGGCCAGTTCCTCGATGCCCAGCAGACGCAGGATGTCCTGCGGATCGGCCGCGCCGTCGACGATCAGTTCGCCGCGGTTCACCACTTGGCCTTCGTGCACCAGGATGTTCTTTTCCTTGGGCACCAGCTCTTCCCAGACCTTGCCGTCCGGATCGGTGATCTGCAGACGAACCTTGCCCTTGGTCTCCTTGCCGAACGACACGGTACCGGTCTGCTCGGCCAGCACGCCCTTGTCCTTGGGCGAACGGGCTTCGAACAGCTCGGCCACACGCGGCAGACCGCCGGTAATGTCGCGGGTCTTCTGGCCTTCGACCGGAATACGCGCCAGCACTTCACCGGGAGCCAGCTCCTGGCCATCGCGCACCTGGATCAGGGCGCCGACCTGGAAGGCGATGTTCACCGAGTGGTCGGTACCGGGGATCTTGACCTCGTGGCCGTTGGTGTCCAGCAGCTTGACCTGCGGACGCACGATCTTGGCAGCGCCACGGCGCTTCGGATCGATCACCACCAGGGTCGACAGGCCGGTGACCTCGTCCACCTGCTTGGCCACGGTGACGCCTTCCTCGACGTTCTCGAACTTCGCCTGGCCGGCGAATTCCGTGATGATCGGACGGGTCAGCGGGTCCCAGTTCGCCAGCACCAGGCCAGCCTTGATCTGCTGGTCGGCCTTGACGTTCAGGATCGCGCCGTACGGCACCTTGTGACGCTCGCGCTCGCGGCCATGCGGGTCGGCAATGATGATCTCGCCGGAACGCGAAATCACCACCAACTCGCCCTTGCCGTTCGTGACGTAGCGCATCGTGGCGTTGAAGCCGATGATGCCATCCGACTTGGCTTCGACGCTCGAGGCCACGGCGGCACGCGATGCGGCACCACCGATGTGGAAGGTACGCATGGTCAGCTGGGTGCCCGGCTCACCGATCGACTGGGCGGCGATCACGCCGACAGCTTCACCGGTGTTGACCAGGCCACCACGGCCCAGATCGCGGCCATAGCACTTGGCGCACAGGCCGAAGCGCGTGGCGCAGGTCAGCGGCGTGCGGACCTTGATCTCGTCGACACCGGCTTGTTCCAGCATGTCCAGCGTGTCTTCGTCCAGCATCTTGCCGGCGTCGAGCACGACCGCCTGGGTCTCGGGGTGCAGCACGTCGATGGCAGCCACGCGACCCAGCACGCGGTCACGCAGCGACTCGATGACTTCACCACCTTCGACCAGGGCGCGCATGGCGATGCCGTTGTCGGTGCCGCAGTCGCTCTCGGTCACGACCAGGTCCTGCGTCACGTCGACCAGACGACGGGTCAGGTAACCCGAGTTCGCGGTCTTCAGCGCCGTGTCGGCCAGACCCTTACGGGCGCCGTGGGTGGAGATGAAGTACTGCAGAACGTTCAGGCCTTCGCGGAAGTTTGCCGTGATCGGCGTCTCGATGATCGAGCCGTCCGGCTTGGCCATCAGGCCCCGCATGCCGGCCAGCTGGCGGATCTGGGCCGCGCTACCGCGGGCACCAGAGTCAGCCATCATGTAGATGGAGTTGAACGACTCCTGATCCACTTCCTTGCCGTTGCGGTCGATGGTCTTCTGCTTGGACAGCTGCGACATCATGACCTTGCCGACTTCGTCGCCGGTCTTGCCCCAGATGTCCACGACCTTGTTGTAGCGCTCGCCGGCGGTCACCAGGCCCGAGACGTACTGCTGCTCGATCTCCTTGACTTCCTTCTCGGCACGCTCGATCAGCTCGTACTTCTGCTTCGGCACCAGCATGTCGTCGATGGCGATCGAGATGCCGGCGCGGGTGGCGAGCTTGAAGCCGCTTTGCAGCAGCTTGTCGGCCAGCACCACGGTCTCCTTCAGACCGCACTTGCGGAAGGACGTGTTGATCAGGCGTGAGATTTCCTTCTTCTTCAGCGCCTTGTTGATATTCGAGAACGGCAGGCCCTTGGGCAGGATCTCGGACAGCAGCGCGCGGCCGACCGTGGTGTCCACCAGCTTGGTCTCGGGGACCCAGCTGCCATCAGCACCCTTGCTGTACTCGGTCAGGCGCACGGCGATCTTGGCGGTGATTTCGACAGCACCGTTGTCCAGCGCGCGCAGGACTTCGGCGATGTCCGAGAACACCATGCCTTCACCCTTACCGTTGATGCGATCGCGGGTGGCGTAGTACAGGCCCAGCACCACGTCTTGCGACGGGACGATGGAGGGCTCGCCCGAGGCCGGGAACAGCACATTGTTGGAGGCCAGCATCAGCGTGCGGGCTTCCATCTGCGCTTCGATCGACAGCGGCACGTGGACGGCCATCTGGTCACCGTCGAAGTCGGCGTTGAAGGCCGCGCAGACCAGCGGATGCAGCTGGATCGCCTTGCCTTCGATCAGCACCGGCTCGAAGGCCTGGATGCCCAGACGGTGCAGCGTAGGAGCGCGGTTCAGCAGAACCGGGTGCTCCTTGATGACCTCTTCCAGGATGTCCCAGACCACCGGCGTGCCGGCTTCGACTTCCTTCTTGGCAGCCTTGATCGTCGTCGCGATGCCCATGGCTTCGAGGCGCGAGAAGATGAAGGGCTTGAACAGCTCCAGCGCCATCAGCTTGGGCAGACCGCACTGGTGCAGCTTGAGCGTCGGGCCCACGGTAATGACCGAACGACCCGAGTAGTCGACGCGCTTGCCCAGCAGGTTCTGACGGAAGCGACCGCTCTTGCCCTTGATCATGTCGGCCAGCGACTTGAGGGCACGCTTGTTCGCGCCGGTCATGGCCTTGCCGCGGCGGCCGTTGTCCAGCAGCGAGTCGACAGCTTCCTGCAGCATGCGCTTTTCGTTGCGCACGATGATTTCAGGGGCCTTCAGCTCAAGCAGGCGAGCCAGACGGTTGTTGCGGTTGATGACGCGACGATAGAGGTCGTTCAGGTCGGAAGTCGCGAAGCGGCCGCCGTCCAGCGGCACCAGCGGACGCAGGTCCGGCGGCAGCACGGGCAGCACGTCCAGCACCATCCAGTTCGGCTTGATGCCGGACTTCTTGAAGGCTTCCATGACCTTCAGGCGCTTGGAGTTCTTCTTGACCTTGAGCTCCGAGCCGGTCATGTCGTTGCGGAGCTTGTCGATCTCGATGTCGAGATCCATGTCCTCCAGCAACTTCTTGATGCCCTCGGCGCCCATCAGCGCGATGAACTCGTCACCGTACTCGACGCGCTTGGCGTCGTAATCGTCCTCGCTCATGATCGAGAACTTCTTCAGCGGCGTCATGCCCGAATCGACCACGACGTAGGCTTCAAAGTACAGCACGCGTTCGATGTCGCGCAACGTCATGTCGAGCACCAGGCCCAGACGCGACGGCAGCGACTTCAGGAACCAGATGTGGGCGCAGGGCGCGGCCAGGTCGATATGACCCATGCGCTCGCGACGCACCTTGGTCTGGGTGACTTCAACGCCGCACTTCTCGCAGATCACGCCACGGTGCTTCAGGCGCTTGTACTTGCCGCACAGGCACTCGTAGTCCTTGATCGGGCCGAAGATCTTGGCGCAGAACAGGCCATCACGCTCGGGCTTGAAAGTCCGGTAGTTGATGGTCTCGGGCTTCTTCACCTCGCCGAAGGACCACGAACGGATCTTCTCGGGCGATGCGAGCCCGATCTTGATCGCGTCGAAATGCTCGTCCGGCGTGAACTGCTTGAACAGGTCCAGCAAACCTTTCATGTGTTCTCTCCTGTTCCTGATTAGTTGCGCTCGAGCTCGATGTCGATACCGAGCGAACGGATTTCCTTGACCAGCACGTTGAACGACTCCGGCATGCCGGCGTCGATGGCGTGCTCGCCCTTGACGATGTTTTCGTAGACCTTGGTGCGGCCGTTCACGTCGTCAGACTTGACGGTCAGCATTTCCTGCAGCACGTAGGACGCGCCATAGGCTTCCAGGGCCCAGACTTCCATCTCACCGAAGCGCTGGCCGCCGAACTGGGCCTTGCCGCCCAGCGGCTGCTGGGTCACCAGCGAGTACGGGCCGGTCGAGCGGGCGTGCATCTTGTCGTCCACCAGGTGGTGCAGCTTCAGCACGTGCATGTAGCCGACCGTGGTCGGACGCTCGAACTGCTCGCCGGTGCGGCCATCGTGCAGGTAGGCCTGCGTGCGGGTCGGGGTCAGGCCCTTCTTCGCAGCGATGTCGTCCGGGTAGGCCAGCTTCAGCATGGCGCGGATTTCTTCTTCCTTGGCGCCATCGAACACCGGGGTCGCGAAAGGCACACCCTTGGACAGGTTCTGCGCCATCTCGATGATCTCGGCGTCGCTGAGCTCGTCCAGGCTCTCCGGACGGCCACCCGACTTGTTGTAGAGCTCGTCCAGGAACTTGCGCAGCTCGCTAACGGCGGAATGCTGTTGCAGCATGTCGCCCAGGCGCTGGCCGATACCCTTGCCGGCCCAGCCCAGGTGGACTTCCAGCACCTGGCCCACGTTCATCCGCGAGGGCACGCCCAGCGGGTTCAGAACGATGTCGGCAGGCGTGCCGTCGGCCATGTAGGGCATATCCTCGACCGGAACGACCTTGGAGACCACACCCTTGTTGCCGTGACGGCCGGCCATCTTGTCGCCAGGCTGCAGGCGGCGCTTGACGGCCAGGTACACCTTGACCATCTTCAGCACGCCGGCGGGCAGCTCATCGCCTTGCGTCAGCTTCTTGCGCTTCTCTTCGAAGGCCAGATCGAACGAGTGGCGGGTCTGCTCCAGCGAGTTCTTGATGGACTCGAGCTGGTTGGCGATGTCGTCCTCGGCCGGACGCACGTCGAACCAGTGGAACTTCTCGACGCCAGCCAGGTAGTCCTTGCTGATGACGGTGCCCTTGGCGATCTTCTGCGGGCCGCCATTGGCGACCTTGCCGACCAGCAGCTTCTCGATACGGTCGAAGGCGTCGCTTTCGACGATGCGCAGCTGGTCGTTCAGGTCCAGGCGGTAGCGCTTCAGCTCGTCGTCGATGATCTGCTGGGCGCGCTTGTCGCGCTGGATGCCTTCACGGGTGAAGACCTGGACGTCGATCACCGTACCCTGCGTGCCTTGGTCGACGCGCAGCGAGGTGTCCTTCACGTCCGAAGCCTTCTCGCCGAAGATGGCGCGCAGCAGCTTCTCTTCCGGCGTCAGCGTGGTCTCGCCCTTGGGCGTGACCTTGCCGACCAGCACGTCGCCCGGGCCGACTTCGGCGCCGATGTAGACGATGCCCGACTCGTCCAGGCGGGCCAGTTGCTGCTCGCTCAGGTTCGGGATGTCGCGGGTGATTTCTTCGCTGCCCAGCTTGGTATCGCGGGCATTGACCACCAGTTCCTCGATGTGGATCGAGGTGTAGCGGTCGTCGGCGATCACGCGCTCCGAGATCAGGATCGAGTCTTCGAAGTTGTAGCCGTTCCAGGGCATGAACGCGACCAGCATGTTCTGGCCCAGGGCCAGCTCGCCGATGTCGGTCGAGGCGCCGTCGGCAATGATGTCTTCCGCTGCAACGCGGTCGCCACGCTTGACGATGGGACGCTGGTGGATGTTCGTGTTCTGGTTCGAACGCTGATACTTGATCAGGTTGTAGATGTCGACGCCGACTTCACCGGCCACGGTCTCGTTGTCGTTGACGCGGATCACGATGCGGTTGGTGTCGACATAGTCGACCACGCCACCGCGGCGGGCCGCGACCACGGTACCCGAGTCCTTGGCGGCCACACGCTCGACACCGGTACCAACCAGCGCCTTTTCAGGACGCAGGGTCGGCACGGCCTGACGTTGCATGTTGGCGCCCATCAGTGCGCGGTTTGCGTCGTCGTGCTCGAGGAAAGGCACCAGCGAGGCGGCAACCGACACGATCTGCGTCGGGGCCACGTCCATGTACTGGATGCGCTCGGGCGAGGTCAGCACCGATTCGCCGTTTTCACGGGCAGACACCAGTTCATCGATCAGTTGGCCTTGCGGGTTCAGCGAGGCATTGGCCTGGGCGATG
This region includes:
- the rpoB gene encoding DNA-directed RNA polymerase subunit beta; protein product: MAQTTPYSYTERKRIRKSFGKRASVLNVPYLLTMQKDSYVAFLQKDVPPAKRKPEGLQAAFLSAFPIVSHNGFVEMKFLEFNIAKPPFDTRECQQRGLTYAAAVRARLQMIIYDRESPQAKTVKEIKEQEVYMGEVPLMTDYGSFIVNGTERVIVSQLHRSPGVFFEHDKGKTHSSGKLLFSARIIPYRGSWLDFEFDPKDVLYFRVDRRRKMPVTILLKAIGLNPEQILAHFFVFDNFRLMDSGAQMEFVADRLKGEVARFDITDKSGAVIVEKDKRITARHVRQLEQSGTQHVSVPEDFLVGRVLAKNMVDGDTGEIIAKANDELTDSLLKKLRQAGIKEVQALYTNELNEGAYISQTLATDETADQLAARVAIYRMMRPGEPPTEDAVEALFNRLFYSEDTYDLSRVGRMKFNARVGRDTPEGAMVLSNEDILDVVKILVELRNGRGEVDDIDHLGNRRVRCVGELAENQYRSGLARIEKAVKERLGQAETEALMPHDLINSKPISAALKEFFGASQLSQFMDQTNPLSEITHKRRVSALGPGGLTRERAGFEVRDVHPTHYGRVCPIETPEGPNIGLINSLALYAQLNEYGFLETPYRRVVDGKVTDQIDYLSAIEEGKYVIAQANASLNPQGQLIDELVSARENGESVLTSPERIQYMDVAPTQIVSVAASLVPFLEHDDANRALMGANMQRQAVPTLRPEKALVGTGVERVAAKDSGTVVAARRGGVVDYVDTNRIVIRVNDNETVAGEVGVDIYNLIKYQRSNQNTNIHQRPIVKRGDRVAAEDIIADGASTDIGELALGQNMLVAFMPWNGYNFEDSILISERVIADDRYTSIHIEELVVNARDTKLGSEEITRDIPNLSEQQLARLDESGIVYIGAEVGPGDVLVGKVTPKGETTLTPEEKLLRAIFGEKASDVKDTSLRVDQGTQGTVIDVQVFTREGIQRDKRAQQIIDDELKRYRLDLNDQLRIVESDAFDRIEKLLVGKVANGGPQKIAKGTVISKDYLAGVEKFHWFDVRPAEDDIANQLESIKNSLEQTRHSFDLAFEEKRKKLTQGDELPAGVLKMVKVYLAVKRRLQPGDKMAGRHGNKGVVSKVVPVEDMPYMADGTPADIVLNPLGVPSRMNVGQVLEVHLGWAGKGIGQRLGDMLQQHSAVSELRKFLDELYNKSGGRPESLDELSDAEIIEMAQNLSKGVPFATPVFDGAKEEEIRAMLKLAYPDDIAAKKGLTPTRTQAYLHDGRTGEQFERPTTVGYMHVLKLHHLVDDKMHARSTGPYSLVTQQPLGGKAQFGGQRFGEMEVWALEAYGASYVLQEMLTVKSDDVNGRTKVYENIVKGEHAIDAGMPESFNVLVKEIRSLGIDIELERN